The Candidatus Nomurabacteria bacterium genome has a segment encoding these proteins:
- the rsmA gene encoding ribosomal RNA small subunit methyltransferase A, with protein MPRPKKSLGQNFLKQKRFVTKIIDSADLKTGDLVLEIGPGYGAITEEVLARGFKVLAIEKDDAIVLHLKEKFKKEIADGKLHLVSEDVADFDISKIKKLAKSYKVVANIPYYITGLIIRKFLSSDFQPQTMSLLVQNEVAKRIVKREEGESILALSVWVYGTPEYITKVPKEAFRPVPKVESAIISIKNISKKNFKNHKEEEGFFELIKTAFLHKRKKAIKNIEDLYDEENLKEIWDKLGLEENHRPEEINLDKWISISRARR; from the coding sequence ATGCCAAGACCAAAAAAATCATTAGGGCAAAACTTTTTGAAACAAAAAAGATTTGTAACCAAAATCATAGATTCTGCAGATCTAAAGACTGGGGACTTGGTTCTAGAAATCGGACCGGGTTATGGAGCCATAACAGAAGAAGTCTTGGCTAGAGGATTCAAGGTTCTGGCAATAGAAAAAGATGATGCTATCGTTCTACATCTAAAAGAAAAGTTCAAAAAAGAAATAGCGGACGGGAAGCTTCATCTTGTAAGCGAGGATGTCGCAGATTTCGATATATCAAAAATAAAAAAACTAGCAAAATCTTATAAAGTAGTAGCAAACATTCCGTACTATATAACGGGCCTTATAATACGAAAATTTTTGTCTTCTGATTTTCAACCACAAACAATGTCTCTTCTGGTTCAAAACGAGGTTGCAAAAAGAATAGTAAAAAGAGAAGAGGGCGAAAGCATACTAGCTCTTTCTGTTTGGGTATATGGAACACCAGAATATATAACAAAAGTTCCAAAAGAAGCATTTAGACCTGTGCCAAAGGTAGAATCGGCAATTATTTCTATAAAAAACATAAGCAAGAAAAATTTCAAAAACCACAAAGAAGAAGAGGGGTTTTTTGAGCTCATAAAAACTGCATTTCTACACAAAAGAAAAAAGGCTATAAAAAACATTGAGGATCTTTACGACGAAGAAAATCTAAAGGAGATTTGGGACAAGCTGGGCCTAGAAGAAAACCATAGACCAGAAGAGATAAATCTAGATAAGTGGATTTCTATCTCGAGAGCACGAAGGTAA
- a CDS encoding UvrD-helicase domain-containing protein, translated as MSLDLLNEKQKEAVLHKDGPLLIVAGAGSGKTRVITERIANLIREGVLPHRILAVTFTNKAAREMKDRVSKIAGDMHIHPFIGTFHALSLYILRRDGEEIGIRKTFSIADEGISLQYIKSAIKLLGFDEDKLEPKKVLSMISRRKGDGKSFEYLDKIESHREKSISEIWRVYQERMKAENMLDFDDLLFYTEKVLKEKAHIKEKYQKMFEYIHIDEYQDTNRLQYDIIKHLVGEKQNICVVGDSDQTIYTWRGAKIENILGFEKDYPKAKIVLLEENYRSSQNILDAANAIIEKNEKRTEKKLYSQNKKGNPIIICECYDEKSEAAFVAEKIFDFIESGISPKDIAVLYRSNAQSRVLEEGLLKQRIPYQVLGTKFFSRKEVKDILSYIRASIDKNSLGDLRRIANVPKRGIGEKTLEKLIEGEESGITEKTKEKIASLKKILSDIKDFSEKNSVSETVRFAIERSGIYEDYQNKGDEDSLSRIENLEELVSVATEYNMREGGLLTFLDEAFLSGEQDNMDETVDSVKLMTIHASKGLEFRVIFVTGLEEGLFPHDRKNEDKDEEEERRLMYVAVTRAREWLVLTYATVRNVFGSKEIHNMSRFVMDIPEKDIIKTFHIGKTDYLDMDEKSIYFD; from the coding sequence ATGAGTCTAGACCTGCTAAACGAAAAACAAAAAGAGGCCGTACTCCACAAGGATGGGCCTCTTTTGATTGTGGCTGGAGCTGGTTCTGGAAAAACTCGTGTCATAACAGAGAGGATCGCAAATCTCATAAGAGAAGGTGTCCTACCTCACCGGATACTGGCAGTTACATTTACCAACAAGGCCGCACGAGAAATGAAAGATCGTGTTTCAAAAATAGCGGGCGACATGCATATCCATCCTTTTATAGGAACATTTCACGCACTGTCACTTTATATATTGAGAAGAGACGGGGAAGAGATTGGTATAAGAAAAACATTTTCTATTGCTGACGAGGGCATATCGCTCCAATATATAAAAAGTGCAATAAAACTACTCGGTTTCGACGAAGATAAACTGGAACCCAAAAAAGTTCTTTCTATGATTTCTAGAAGGAAGGGCGATGGAAAAAGTTTTGAATATTTAGACAAAATAGAAAGTCATAGAGAAAAATCTATTTCTGAAATCTGGAGAGTTTATCAAGAAAGAATGAAGGCAGAAAACATGCTCGACTTCGACGACCTCCTTTTCTATACAGAAAAAGTTTTGAAAGAAAAAGCGCATATCAAAGAAAAATATCAAAAAATGTTTGAGTACATACATATAGATGAGTACCAAGACACAAACAGGCTCCAATACGACATAATCAAACACTTAGTTGGAGAAAAACAAAATATATGTGTAGTTGGAGACAGTGATCAGACTATATATACATGGAGAGGTGCAAAGATAGAAAATATTTTGGGGTTTGAAAAAGATTATCCCAAAGCAAAAATTGTTCTTCTGGAAGAAAATTATCGTTCGTCACAAAATATTCTCGACGCAGCAAACGCTATAATAGAAAAGAATGAAAAAAGAACAGAAAAGAAACTTTATTCTCAAAACAAAAAGGGTAATCCGATAATCATATGCGAGTGCTATGACGAAAAAAGTGAAGCAGCTTTTGTTGCAGAAAAGATTTTCGATTTTATTGAGTCAGGAATAAGCCCCAAAGATATCGCTGTACTATATAGATCAAACGCACAATCTAGAGTCCTAGAAGAGGGGCTTTTGAAACAAAGGATTCCATATCAAGTTTTGGGTACAAAGTTTTTTTCTAGAAAAGAAGTAAAAGACATACTTTCATATATAAGAGCATCTATAGACAAAAACTCTCTCGGAGACTTACGTAGAATTGCCAATGTTCCTAAGCGTGGAATAGGAGAAAAAACTCTAGAGAAACTAATCGAAGGAGAAGAATCAGGCATAACAGAAAAAACAAAAGAAAAAATAGCGAGCCTAAAAAAAATACTTTCTGATATAAAAGATTTTTCAGAAAAAAATAGTGTTTCAGAAACAGTAAGGTTTGCAATAGAGCGCTCTGGTATATACGAAGATTATCAAAACAAAGGGGATGAAGATTCTCTGTCTAGAATAGAAAACCTAGAAGAACTTGTTTCTGTTGCAACTGAGTACAACATGAGAGAGGGTGGGCTACTTACATTTCTAGATGAAGCATTTCTTTCTGGAGAACAAGACAACATGGATGAAACAGTAGACTCAGTAAAACTTATGACAATACACGCATCAAAGGGTCTAGAGTTTAGAGTTATTTTTGTGACAGGATTAGAAGAAGGACTTTTCCCGCACGATAGAAAAAATGAAGACAAAGACGAAGAAGAAGAGAGGCGACTTATGTATGTTGCTGTAACTAGAGCAAGAGAGTGGCTTGTCCTGACTTATGCAACAGTCAGAAATGTTTTCGGAAGCAAAGAAATACACAATATGTCTAGGTTTGTTATGGATATACCAGAAAAAGATATTATAAAAACATTCCACATAGGAAAAACAGATTATTTGGATATGGACGAAAAATCTATATACTTTGACTAA
- a CDS encoding peptidoglycan DD-metalloendopeptidase family protein yields the protein MNITKKKLVGFLAFTVFVFSGVLISSKDVLAGFLSIFPTKETEAKEPEVQNIQNLGLLSSNISVKKDDDHTTEDLLAVEGGALVPGQGPSGGASGVFVPASSDDISLYIVRNGDTLSEIAKMYNVSVNTIIWANDLKGKSIRPGQELVILPVSGIRHIVKSGDTLKKIASMYSGDEADIALYNGLSTGQSLTIGMEIIVPNGEVVEVQKPTVAKSSSSTKSSASSAKTSSLPNKNSMFIRPLAGGTRTQGYHGKNAVDIGAPTGTPIYAAASGRVILADAVGYNGGYGEYVIIDHGNGVKTLYAHMSRVATVTGANVSQGEVIGYVGSTGRSTGPHLHWEVNGAKNPIASDPRFGL from the coding sequence GTGAACATAACGAAAAAGAAACTAGTGGGATTTTTAGCCTTTACAGTTTTTGTCTTTTCTGGTGTTTTGATTTCTTCAAAAGACGTGCTTGCGGGGTTCCTTTCTATTTTCCCAACCAAAGAAACTGAAGCCAAAGAACCAGAGGTTCAAAATATCCAAAACCTCGGCCTTCTCTCTTCAAATATCTCTGTAAAAAAGGATGACGATCACACAACTGAGGACCTTCTCGCTGTTGAAGGTGGAGCGCTTGTCCCCGGACAAGGTCCTAGTGGTGGAGCGAGTGGAGTGTTTGTTCCAGCATCTTCTGACGACATTTCTCTATATATAGTAAGAAATGGAGATACTCTTTCTGAAATCGCCAAGATGTATAACGTTTCTGTAAATACAATAATCTGGGCAAACGACCTAAAAGGTAAATCTATAAGACCAGGACAAGAACTCGTTATTTTGCCAGTTAGCGGAATAAGACACATAGTAAAAAGCGGCGACACCCTAAAGAAGATCGCAAGCATGTATTCTGGTGACGAAGCCGACATCGCGCTATATAACGGTCTTTCTACTGGACAATCTCTAACAATCGGAATGGAAATAATCGTACCAAACGGTGAAGTTGTAGAAGTTCAAAAACCAACAGTTGCAAAAAGTTCTTCAAGTACTAAGTCTTCTGCTTCTAGTGCCAAAACTAGTTCCCTTCCAAACAAGAACAGCATGTTTATAAGACCTCTAGCGGGCGGAACAAGAACACAGGGTTACCACGGGAAAAACGCAGTTGATATTGGTGCACCGACAGGAACACCTATATATGCTGCAGCATCTGGACGTGTTATCTTGGCGGACGCTGTAGGATATAACGGAGGTTATGGTGAATATGTGATTATCGATCATGGAAATGGAGTAAAGACTCTGTACGCTCACATGTCACGTGTTGCAACAGTTACCGGAGCAAACGTTTCTCAGGGTGAAGTTATCGGTTATGTTGGATCAACTGGTAGATCTACTGGTCCACACCTCCACTGGGAAGTAAACGGAGCAAAGAATCCAATCGCCAGCGATCCAAGATTCGGACTATAA
- a CDS encoding YifB family Mg chelatase-like AAA ATPase produces the protein MAFSRVYSAQPDLLDAGIITVETDITPNTLHAFSIVGLAEKSVDEAKDRVSSALKNSGFHSPKQSNQKIVVSLSPADIKKDGSSFDIAIAISYLLSSSQIKASTDNMIFLGELSLNGEIKPIRGTLPLVIAAKNSGFTEVFVPKQNVKEAGLVRGITIYGVEKLKDLVEHIKESEEKIFSLTPEKETEIVYQESAQSIFDISDIRGQESAKRGLEIAAAGGHNIALYGPPGTGKTMLAKVFRSLLPPLSNEEVIEVTGIHSVSGVLDEDFVTMPPFRSPHHTASYVSLIGGGAKPKPGEVTLAHRGVLFMDELPEFDKKVLEAMRQPLEDNIVSITRASGRAIFPSNFMLIAAMNPCPCGNLTSTKKRCICRQSDIERYKRKISGPIMDRVDMWILVGDIDLAKLGDKDENAEKTSSVKERVSLARKAQKNRFEKDGKKVFLNSDMNVKDLEVYAKLDENLKNILVKSAEKLGLSARAFHRVQKIARTIADLEGEEDIKEAHLLEALQYRPKF, from the coding sequence ATGGCATTTTCTAGAGTCTACTCGGCACAACCAGATCTTCTTGATGCTGGAATAATCACAGTAGAGACAGACATAACCCCAAACACACTTCATGCTTTTTCGATAGTTGGTCTTGCGGAAAAATCTGTAGACGAAGCAAAAGATCGTGTTTCATCTGCGCTCAAGAATTCTGGGTTTCACAGTCCAAAACAAAGTAATCAAAAAATAGTTGTTTCACTGTCTCCAGCCGACATAAAGAAAGACGGCTCTTCTTTCGATATTGCGATAGCTATATCATACTTACTATCTAGCTCTCAAATCAAAGCAAGTACAGACAATATGATTTTCTTGGGAGAGTTGTCGCTCAATGGAGAAATCAAACCTATTCGAGGCACCCTACCACTTGTAATAGCCGCAAAGAATTCTGGTTTCACAGAAGTGTTTGTCCCGAAACAAAATGTAAAAGAAGCGGGGCTCGTAAGAGGTATAACTATATACGGAGTGGAGAAACTGAAAGACCTGGTTGAGCACATAAAAGAAAGTGAAGAAAAAATATTTTCTCTTACTCCAGAAAAAGAAACGGAAATTGTTTACCAAGAAAGTGCTCAAAGTATTTTCGACATAAGTGACATAAGAGGACAAGAAAGTGCAAAGAGGGGACTTGAAATCGCCGCAGCGGGAGGGCACAACATCGCACTTTATGGGCCACCCGGCACAGGAAAAACAATGCTTGCAAAAGTTTTCCGATCACTTTTGCCACCACTTTCAAACGAAGAAGTTATAGAAGTTACGGGGATACACTCTGTCTCTGGAGTACTAGATGAAGACTTTGTGACAATGCCACCATTTCGATCACCGCATCACACTGCTTCTTATGTTTCACTAATCGGTGGTGGGGCAAAACCAAAACCCGGAGAAGTAACACTCGCTCATAGAGGTGTACTTTTTATGGACGAACTTCCCGAGTTCGACAAGAAAGTTTTAGAGGCCATGCGTCAACCACTTGAAGACAACATAGTTTCTATAACACGAGCAAGCGGACGAGCAATATTTCCGTCAAACTTTATGCTTATCGCAGCTATGAATCCATGTCCTTGCGGAAACCTAACTTCAACAAAGAAAAGGTGTATTTGTAGACAAAGTGACATAGAAAGATACAAAAGAAAAATATCTGGACCAATCATGGATCGTGTAGATATGTGGATCCTTGTTGGTGATATAGATCTAGCAAAACTTGGCGACAAAGACGAAAACGCAGAAAAAACTTCTTCGGTAAAAGAAAGAGTTTCGCTTGCTAGAAAAGCTCAAAAAAATCGTTTCGAAAAAGATGGAAAAAAAGTTTTTCTAAACTCCGACATGAATGTAAAAGATCTAGAGGTTTATGCAAAGCTCGACGAAAATTTAAAAAACATTTTGGTCAAAAGTGCAGAGAAGCTGGGACTTTCTGCGCGGGCTTTTCATCGCGTACAAAAAATAGCTAGAACAATTGCGGACTTAGAAGGTGAAGAAGACATAAAAGAAGCACACTTATTGGAAGCACTTCAATATCGACCAAAATTCTAA
- a CDS encoding TraR/DksA C4-type zinc finger protein — protein MSVEGALKRIENGTYGTCSVCGEKIEEDRLGANPAADTCKAHMN, from the coding sequence ATGAGTGTAGAAGGAGCTCTAAAAAGAATCGAGAATGGAACATACGGAACATGCAGTGTTTGTGGAGAAAAAATAGAAGAAGACAGACTTGGTGCAAATCCCGCAGCAGACACATGTAAAGCTCACATGAATTAA
- a CDS encoding polyribonucleotide nucleotidyltransferase has product MKIKKEYSLSIGGKEIKAVFSDLAEQASGSVMLSCDGTVVLTTSVIGSSTKGNPGYFNLTVEYIERFYARGKILGGQYNKREGRPSDQAILASRIIDRTIRPLFDHSIKNPVQVITTVLALGSFDPKILAVNAASLAIATSKIPFAGPVACVHVSREVGQTETKINNYLPQQEDSVYDLDLTVCGKEGEIVMIESMAKELTDEDMGEMFTLAMENITEIESWQKKIVQEIGEEKITFEKKDLDEEIKNLFKEKIVPILEKFPLSKEDFKEAENLWSEILEEKFGEDDEMKNIAKDYAEKETDEIVHKLGLEKGKRVDGRDFKEVRSLFAKAGGISEEVHGSGIFYRGETHVMSFTTLAGPDTKQMVEGMESEYQRRFMHHYNFPPYSGGETGRVGGLNRREMGHGFLVEKALVPVMPSKEDFPYTIRVVSECVASNGSTSQASICASTVSLMDAGVPISSPVAGIAMGLFLDTENKQNYKILTDIQGPEDHYGDMDFKVAGTQNGITAIQLDIKLSGVPVNVLKEALVNAKEARLHILETIKKEIAGPREDISPKAPKIVTTNIPVEKIGMVIGSGGKTINEIKDKTGAEITIEDDGTVYATGTGGSADSAIEIIRSMTREWQRGDLIDGQVVKVIEVGAIVKISPFSEGLVHISEIAPWRVEKVTDLLKEGMTVPVKVLEVDKMKNRISLSIKQANEKFFKKEEK; this is encoded by the coding sequence ATGAAAATAAAAAAAGAATATAGTTTATCTATTGGAGGAAAAGAAATAAAAGCAGTCTTTTCTGATTTGGCAGAACAAGCAAGTGGAAGCGTTATGCTTTCTTGCGATGGAACAGTTGTACTCACAACATCAGTTATAGGAAGTAGCACCAAGGGAAATCCTGGTTACTTCAACCTGACAGTTGAATATATAGAGAGGTTCTACGCTAGAGGTAAAATCCTTGGTGGACAATACAACAAAAGAGAAGGTAGGCCTTCTGACCAAGCGATCCTAGCCAGTAGGATAATCGACAGAACAATAAGGCCTCTTTTTGATCACAGTATCAAAAATCCAGTTCAGGTCATAACAACTGTTTTAGCTCTCGGTTCTTTTGATCCAAAAATCTTGGCAGTAAACGCGGCGTCACTTGCAATCGCAACTTCAAAAATACCGTTCGCTGGACCTGTCGCTTGTGTACACGTCTCTAGAGAAGTTGGACAAACTGAAACAAAAATAAACAATTACCTACCACAACAAGAAGACAGTGTTTACGACCTAGATCTAACTGTCTGTGGTAAAGAAGGTGAAATAGTCATGATCGAATCTATGGCAAAAGAACTTACTGACGAAGACATGGGGGAGATGTTCACACTGGCAATGGAAAACATAACAGAAATAGAGTCTTGGCAGAAAAAGATAGTTCAAGAAATCGGAGAAGAAAAAATAACTTTTGAAAAGAAAGATCTAGATGAAGAAATAAAAAATCTTTTCAAAGAAAAGATTGTACCAATCTTGGAAAAATTCCCATTATCAAAAGAAGATTTCAAGGAAGCTGAAAACCTCTGGTCTGAAATCCTAGAAGAAAAGTTCGGAGAAGACGACGAAATGAAAAACATAGCCAAAGACTATGCCGAAAAAGAAACAGACGAAATCGTTCACAAACTAGGACTAGAAAAAGGCAAAAGAGTAGACGGTAGAGACTTCAAAGAGGTTAGGTCTTTGTTTGCAAAAGCTGGAGGCATCTCAGAAGAAGTTCACGGAAGCGGTATCTTTTATCGAGGTGAGACTCACGTTATGAGTTTTACAACTCTTGCTGGGCCAGACACAAAACAAATGGTTGAAGGTATGGAGTCAGAATACCAGAGAAGATTTATGCACCACTACAACTTCCCGCCATATTCTGGTGGAGAAACAGGAAGAGTTGGTGGACTAAACAGAAGAGAAATGGGACACGGATTTCTTGTAGAAAAAGCGCTTGTTCCAGTTATGCCAAGCAAAGAAGATTTTCCTTACACAATAAGAGTTGTTTCTGAATGTGTTGCTTCAAACGGATCAACTTCTCAAGCTTCTATATGTGCTTCGACTGTATCTCTTATGGATGCCGGTGTACCTATTAGTTCTCCTGTTGCAGGAATCGCCATGGGACTATTTCTAGACACAGAAAACAAACAAAACTACAAGATACTTACTGATATCCAAGGTCCAGAAGACCACTATGGAGACATGGACTTCAAAGTTGCTGGAACACAAAATGGAATAACAGCTATACAACTAGATATAAAACTATCTGGTGTTCCAGTAAATGTTCTAAAAGAAGCTCTTGTAAATGCAAAAGAGGCAAGACTCCATATACTAGAAACAATCAAAAAGGAAATAGCTGGTCCTAGAGAAGATATATCTCCAAAGGCACCAAAAATAGTTACAACAAATATTCCAGTTGAGAAAATCGGAATGGTTATCGGTTCTGGAGGAAAAACAATCAACGAAATCAAAGACAAAACTGGAGCAGAAATAACGATAGAAGACGACGGTACTGTGTATGCTACAGGTACAGGCGGGTCAGCAGATAGCGCAATAGAAATAATCAGATCTATGACACGCGAGTGGCAGAGAGGTGACCTAATAGATGGACAAGTTGTAAAAGTTATAGAAGTTGGAGCAATAGTAAAAATATCTCCATTCTCAGAAGGATTGGTGCATATATCAGAAATAGCTCCTTGGAGAGTAGAAAAAGTTACAGACCTATTGAAAGAAGGTATGACTGTGCCTGTAAAAGTTCTAGAAGTAGACAAGATGAAAAACAGAATATCTCTATCTATAAAACAAGCAAACGAAAAATTCTTCAAAAAAGAAGAAAAATAA
- a CDS encoding NYN domain-containing protein: MSIIKHKEQRVAVFIDTQNLYHSAKNLYKRKVNFGNILKDVVAGRRLVRATAYVITTESGDEQAFFDALTNIGIETKTKDLQVFGDGAKKGDWDVGLAIDAITAAPKVDAIVIVSGDGDFVPLVDYLSSTTQVEVASFGKSTSQKLKEITDDFIDLSENPRRYLIGR; this comes from the coding sequence ATGAGTATAATTAAACACAAAGAACAAAGAGTCGCTGTTTTTATAGATACACAAAACCTCTATCACAGCGCAAAGAATCTCTATAAGAGAAAAGTAAATTTTGGAAACATATTGAAAGACGTCGTGGCCGGAAGAAGACTAGTTAGGGCAACAGCATATGTCATAACAACAGAATCTGGAGACGAACAAGCGTTTTTCGATGCACTAACAAACATAGGCATAGAAACAAAGACAAAAGATTTGCAAGTTTTCGGTGACGGTGCCAAGAAGGGTGACTGGGATGTCGGACTTGCGATAGATGCGATTACCGCAGCTCCAAAAGTCGATGCGATTGTTATCGTTTCTGGAGACGGAGACTTCGTACCGCTTGTCGATTATCTTTCTTCGACAACACAGGTTGAAGTTGCATCTTTTGGTAAATCAACATCTCAAAAACTAAAAGAAATTACAGACGACTTTATCGATCTATCAGAAAATCCTAGAAGATATCTTATAGGTAGATAA
- the rpsO gene encoding 30S ribosomal protein S15, whose translation MLSKKKKEKVIKTAQVHDTDTGSTKVQVAILNERINELSSHLKKHKKDNSSRKGLLKMVAERRKHEKNLK comes from the coding sequence ATGCTTAGTAAGAAGAAAAAAGAAAAAGTAATAAAAACCGCACAGGTGCACGATACTGATACTGGTTCTACCAAGGTTCAGGTTGCAATTTTAAACGAAAGGATCAACGAGCTTTCTAGCCACCTCAAGAAACACAAGAAGGATAACTCTTCTAGAAAAGGACTTCTCAAGATGGTTGCCGAAAGAAGAAAGCACGAAAAAAATTTGAAATAA